One part of the Haloprofundus halobius genome encodes these proteins:
- a CDS encoding class II aldolase/adducin family protein — MTEPETLRAEREQVGELGREMLAQGLTRGTGGNVSVRSDDHVAISPSGVPYEEVTHETVPVVDLDGERIRGELKPSNETPMHTILYRERDDVGGIVHTHSPYASTFASLNEPIPASHYLIAYAGTEIPVAGYEPPGTEALGELAAEAMGADCDAVLLKNHGVMAVGATGADALEVAQMVEYCARIHYQAINVGEPELLPESEVRKLREMFSETYGQQ, encoded by the coding sequence ATGACGGAACCAGAGACACTCCGAGCGGAGCGCGAACAGGTAGGAGAACTCGGCCGCGAAATGCTCGCACAGGGGCTGACGCGCGGCACCGGCGGCAACGTAAGCGTCCGGTCCGACGACCACGTCGCCATCAGTCCGTCCGGTGTCCCGTACGAGGAGGTGACCCACGAGACGGTGCCCGTGGTGGACCTCGATGGAGAGCGTATTCGGGGAGAACTCAAGCCGTCGAACGAGACGCCGATGCACACGATACTCTACCGGGAACGTGACGACGTGGGAGGCATCGTCCACACCCACTCACCGTATGCGAGCACGTTTGCCAGCCTGAACGAACCGATTCCGGCGTCGCACTACCTCATCGCCTACGCTGGGACGGAGATCCCGGTTGCCGGCTACGAACCACCCGGCACCGAGGCGCTGGGCGAACTCGCCGCCGAGGCCATGGGAGCCGACTGCGACGCCGTCCTCCTGAAGAACCACGGCGTCATGGCCGTCGGTGCGACGGGGGCGGACGCACTAGAGGTCGCTCAGATGGTCGAATACTGCGCTCGTATCCACTATCAGGCGATCAACGTGGGAGAGCCTGAACTCCTCCCTGAGAGCGAAGTCCGGAAGCTCCGCGAGATGTTCAGCGAGACGTACGGCCAACAGTAG
- a CDS encoding aspartate/glutamate racemase family protein, with the protein MSDTVCFFHTVASLSDRFDSLASDYIQDADTFHIVDESVLQELLTVGEMTPSVTRRICSQLSLAEDAGADVVLDTCSSTSPAVDIAREMVDIPIIKIDDPMTEAAVERGEHISVVATASSTLEPSTELVRSKADQAGKSVTVEPVFVDGALDAREGGDVDRHDHLVSERVRELAAETDVVILAQASMSHLAPTLDDEVAVPVLSSPDLAMEAVASEIR; encoded by the coding sequence ATGTCAGATACAGTCTGCTTCTTCCACACAGTAGCGAGCCTGTCCGACCGGTTCGATTCACTAGCCAGCGATTACATTCAGGACGCCGACACGTTCCACATCGTCGACGAGAGCGTGCTTCAGGAACTCCTCACAGTTGGAGAAATGACGCCCAGCGTTACTCGCCGAATCTGCTCGCAGCTCTCGCTGGCCGAGGACGCCGGAGCGGACGTCGTCCTCGATACCTGTTCCAGCACGTCGCCAGCCGTCGACATCGCGCGCGAGATGGTGGACATCCCCATCATCAAGATAGACGATCCGATGACCGAGGCTGCCGTCGAACGCGGTGAGCACATCTCCGTCGTCGCGACCGCATCGTCGACGCTCGAACCCAGCACAGAACTCGTCCGGAGCAAGGCGGACCAAGCGGGGAAATCAGTCACCGTCGAACCGGTCTTCGTCGACGGCGCGCTCGACGCACGCGAGGGCGGTGACGTCGACCGACACGACCACCTCGTGAGCGAACGCGTGCGCGAACTCGCGGCCGAGACGGACGTCGTCATCCTCGCGCAGGCGTCGATGAGCCACCTTGCACCGACGCTCGACGACGAGGTGGCAGTTCCCGTGCTGTCGAGTCCCGACCTCGCGATGGAGGCCGTCGCCTCGGAGATTCGCTGA